One window of Vespa velutina chromosome 2, iVesVel2.1, whole genome shotgun sequence genomic DNA carries:
- the LOC124957622 gene encoding uncharacterized protein LOC124957622 isoform X1 → MDVLQDRFRVKGHQNVYEIFIKYRWDGRCLMARAGTQRWRNPAPEGDDVQRSIELLDKVLSEYDEHEAESEVGSGGGSGGGGGGGGGSGGGGGGGGDDGSGGGTSGGGAGGNEVVGDGRGEGIVGGFLGGCGSSTEPSIGLTPDDESPSLGHQSEDDGYMSMNGRKAKMALVALRPVPDCPEPQDSAGLPSQEFPPPPEEAERIISTLLPIVSPGNSSKRTSQSSERRSNRQQWMIAMEDSMRHGNAVTTQTTLPKTRHQRPYGWKNGNAEMGRIKRESSSSPPSKFASLPYDGKVSFNWIPPRTNPCTIEKHREVRRRSSEEHLERDRRRKNADKDRTSHLRKQRQNEIMKSSSVEDRLLMNHNYSHNRNHRGGEGVASSIGGGSNGGDGSGDGGGGQDIGARRRRNDSDSSEGRFSRNSESERSSIPRSSSVSVERFSMRANCDSSDFSRANSTSNERFHSDFSIAVASASSNDHVSIPTSDPFSIRNLDFVSFSLPRADSNERFSGRTSDRCSEERYSDMFSTRNSDFSTRNSTDFRTQSEEERFSDDSLEELLPPPPSISKRHSIAWEVSLEDDPLYAPGSTKVVGRRRRKSSDVSSVGSASKFRDFDDWQDPRLSTTDDDLVSPYSDSSTNDFDQIRPQNLTKNGTYVIRRGRKKERKVLPKTATKTKSLSFENADDNRLSDVKRYSSTFDNIKSLLKENKLDTRKRRSSEDKSENLVELPSEFAEIIPPPDLIRVVSLLTINNDNNNNTSSNDEEEEEEEDEDENNDRAAHLNIMIEEEETSEKLFSKMKERPMGEISREKLPSNFSINKDSTDLDIDRDRECNGGIPLSISASKALDIGKPIDFLLEERSKKLMSSSNERLSSKIPVNLLIEDQIVKKALNENRRQLEKVSDAIKEIENVKNSESYCESKRWKNGDIRASSRRNSYENDSIEKTNRKTLGSPYEPRNRKQQSSDSETSKMSSENDFDRRKANGTDIYASGRRLRQNGIESHKNNQKQIEHVIDAILEDSKNPNFQVNVEVLEFPPLPPSPVEEADEENSDVGQNAVISTRSKSHGNRTMEYRPRVPPHRGQIVDVKDHQTSLNTRSMDAGFSRGRRTPTAGNSRREVPVERRTLPTDLPGPSSRRRPFAKRHSPSADGCSSNVAGANGDINGSANDGANGGTNSGTTTNAVASSGTGMQTSCSLPETPVFARGSDIPRTPQHAGNQAQTRRQPGWYAPTTATTGYRRNNPGLEQAIIGTELLRLAGGPNRGWYPTRKVNQPRPASIEHLERLNNAYDARLPSGADQRKPLTLPTNITPNKYFGQSKHSSASSTREALRRVTSLLIKKGSSSKDGKSGKDNALPSGPYAEYNFSVIAAESGEAPKKKGFFKGFWKRSRHYSLENQ, encoded by the exons AGGTGACGATGTAcaacgatcgatcgagttACTGGACAAAGTGCTCTCAGAGTACGACGAGCACGAGGCAGAAAGCGAAGTCGGCAGTGGTGGCGGcagtggcggtggcggtggcggcggcggtggcagTGGCGGTGgaggtggcggtggcggtgacGACGGTAGCGGAGGTGGCACCAGTGGAGGTGGTGCTGGTGGAAACGAAGTCGTTGGCGACGGAAGAGGTGAGGGTATCGTCGGCGGTTTCCTCGGAGGTTGTGGTAGCAGTACGGAACCCAGTATTGGTCTTACACCCGACGACGAGAGTCCGTCTTTAG GACATCAATCGGAAGATGACGGTTACATGAGTATGAATGGACGGAAAGCGAAAATGGCGTTGGTAGCATTACGTCCGGTTCCGGATTGCCCGGAACCACAAGACTCGGCGGGATTACCATCACAGGAATTTCCTCCGCCCCCTGAAGAGGCAGAACGCATCATTTCGACTCTTTTACCTAT AGTCTCCCCCGGAAACTCGTCAAAGAGAACGAGCCAATCGTCAGAACGGCGAAGCAACCGACAGCAGTGGATGATAGCAATGGAGGATAGCATGCGGCACGGAAACGCGGTTACCACACAAACGACTCTT CCCAAGACCCGGCATCAAAGGCCGTACGGATGGAAGAACGGTAACGCTGAAATGGGCCGAATAAAACGTGAATCTAGCTCGAGTCCACCGAGCAAGTTCGCGAGCTTACCGTATGATGGTAAGGTCTCTTTCAATTGGATCCCACCGCGGACGAATCCATGCACTATCGAGAAGCATCGCGAAGTAAGACGTCGTTCCTCGGAGGAACATCTCGAGAGGGATCGTCGTCGAAAAAACGCCGACAAGGATCGGACATCTCATTTGCGAAAACAGAGGCAAAACGAGATTATGAAATCGAGTAGCGTCGAGGATAGATTACTGATGAATCATAATTACAGTCACAATCGTAATCAtagaggaggagagggagtTGCCAGCAGTATCGGTGGTGGTAGCAATGGTGGTGATGGCAGCGGCGACGGCGGAGGAGGGCAAGATATTGGAGCAAGACGACGAAGAAACGACTCGGACTCAAGCGAGGGTAGATTTTCGAGAAACTCGGAGTCCGAAAGATCCTCGATACCTCGCTCGAGCTCAGTCAGCGTTGAAAGGTTCTCCATGAGGGCAAACTGCGACTCCTCGGACTTTTCTAGGGCCAACTCGACCTCGAACGAAAGATTCCATTCGGACTTCTCGATAGCCGTAGCCAGTGCTAGCTCAAACGACCACGTGTCCATACCCACCTCCGATCCTTTTTCTATTAGAAATCTCGACTTTGTGTCATTTTCATTGCCACGAGCAGATTCGAACGAAAGATTCTCAGGACGCACATCCGACAGATGCTCAGAAGAACGTTACTCCGATATGTTCTCGACGAGGAATTCGGACTTTTCCACGAGAAATTCGACCGATTTTCGGACTCAGTCCGAGGAAGAACGCTTTTCAGACGATTCCTTGGAGGAACTCTTACCTCCACCACCATCCATCAGCAAGAGACACTCGATCGCTTGGGAAGTCTCGCTCGAAGACGACCCTCTTTATGCACCTGGTAGCACCAAGGTCGTCGGTAGGAGACGTCGAAAGAGCAGCGACGTTTCTA gcgTCGGATCGGCGTCGAAATTTCGTGATTTTGATGACTGGCAAGATCCACGGCTCTCGACGACAGACGACGATCTGGTTTCGCCATACTCGGACTCCTCAACGAACGATTTCGATCAGATTCGTCCGCAAAATCTGACCAAAAACGGTACTTACGTAATACGACGAGGTcgtaaaaaggaacgaaaggtCCTACCGAAGACAGCGACGAAAACGAAGAGCCTGTCCTTTGAAAACGCCGACGACAATCGACTGTCGGACGTGAAAAGATATTCGAGTACATTTGACAACATAAAAAGTCTCCTGAAAGAGAATAAGCTGGATACTAGAAAAAGACGATCGTCGGAGGACAAATCAGAGAATCTCGTCGAATTACCAAGTGAATTTGCAGAAATCATCCCACCTCCGGATCTCATCAGAGTTGTTTCCCTTCTGACCATaaacaacgacaataataacaataccaGCAGCAACgacgaggaggaagaggaagaagaagacgaggacGAGAACAACGATCGAGCAGCTCATCTCAACATAATgatcgaagaggaagaaacgtcagaaaaattattcagCAAAATGAAAGAACGCCCGATGGGTGAAATTTCTCGCGAAAAGCTACCatcaaatttttcgataaataaagattCAACGGATTTGGACattgatagagatagagaatgcaACGGTGGTATTCCACTTTCTATTTCGGCGTCGAAAGCTTTAGATATCGGTAAGCCAATCGATTTTCTCCTCGAAGAACGATCAAAGAAACTCATGAGTTCGAGCAATGAACGGCTGTCCTCTAAAATACCCGTTAATCTTTTGATCGAAGATCAAATCGTGAAAAAGGCTCTTAACGAGAATCGTAGACAATTGGAAAAGGTCAGCGACGCCATAAAAGAGATCGAAAACGTTAAGAACAGCGAGTCCTATTGCGAGAGCAAGCGATGGAAAAATGGCGACATTAGAGCTTCTTCCAGAAGAAACAGTTACGAAAACGATTCTATCGAAAAAACGAATCGGAAGACGCTAGGCAGTCCGTATGAACCGAGAAACAGAAAACAACAGAGTTCCGATTCGGAAACTTCCAAGATGAGCTCCGAGAATGATTTTGATCGAAGAAAAGCAAATGGAACGGACATTTACGCGTCCGGTAGGAGGTTGAGACAAAATGGCATTGAAAGTCACAAAAATAATCAGAAACAAATCGAGCACGTAATCGACGCCATACTCGAGGACTCAAAAAATCCTAACTTTCAG GTCAACGTTGAAGTGCTCGAGTTTCCACCATTGCCGCCGTCACCGGTGGAGGAAGCGGACGAGGAAAACTCAGACGTTGGACAAAATGCCGTAATCAGCACTAGGTCGAAAAGTCACGGTAACAGAACAATGGAATATAGACCACGGGTGCCACCGCATCGCGGCCAAATCGTCGATGTCAAAGATCATCAAACGTCACTTAATACAAGATCAATGGATGCCGGATTCTCTCGTGGTAGACGTACACCGACCGCCGGCAATTCGAGAAGAGAG GTGCCGGTGGAGAGAAGGACCTTACCGACGGATTTACCAGGACCGTCGTCAAGACGTCGTCCTTTCGCAAAGAGACACTCGCCCTCGGCAGATGGTTGCTCCTCAAACGTTGCAGGCGCCAACGGCGATATCAACGGTAGTGCTAACGATGGTGCCAATGGCGGAACTAACAGCGGAACCACGACAAACGCCGTTGCGTCTAGCGGAACGGGTATGCAAACTTCCTGCTCGCTACCAGAAACCCCAGTCTTTGCCAGAGGCAGCGATATTCCACGAACACCACAACATGCCGGGAATCAGGCACAAACACGCCGGCAACCCGGTTGGTATGCCCCGACGACGGCGACCACTGG GTATCGAAGGAACAATCCTGGTCTGGAACAGGCGATAATTGGAACAGAATTGCTCCGACTGGCGGGTGGACCAAATCGAGGATGGTATCCAACGAGAAAAGTGAATCAACCGCGACCTGCTTCGATCGAGCATCTTGAGCGGCTAAACAACGCTTACGACGCACGCTTACCGAGCGGTGCCGATCAGAGGAAACCGTTAACCCTGCCGACGAACATCACACCCAACAAATACTTCGGCCAAAGTAAGCACAGCTCCGCGTCCAGCACTCGCGAGGCGCTACGGAGGGTCACTAGCTTGCTCATCAAGAAAG GGAGTAGCAGTAAAGATGGAAAAAGTGGTAAAGATAACGCTTTACCTTCGGGTCCTTATGCCG AGTATAATTTCTCTGTTATAGCCGCGGAGAGTGGCGAGGCGCCAAAGAAGAAGGGCTTTTTCAAAGGTTTCTGGAAAAGATCACGACATTATTCATTGGAGAACCAATAG
- the LOC124957622 gene encoding uncharacterized protein LOC124957622 isoform X5: MARAGTQRWRNPAPEGDDVQRSIELLDKVLSEYDEHEAESEVGSGGGSGGGGGGGGGSGGGGGGGGDDGSGGGTSGGGAGGNEVVGDGRGEGIVGGFLGGCGSSTEPSIGLTPDDESPSLGHQSEDDGYMSMNGRKAKMALVALRPVPDCPEPQDSAGLPSQEFPPPPEEAERIISTLLPIVSPGNSSKRTSQSSERRSNRQQWMIAMEDSMRHGNAVTTQTTLPKTRHQRPYGWKNGNAEMGRIKRESSSSPPSKFASLPYDGKVSFNWIPPRTNPCTIEKHREVRRRSSEEHLERDRRRKNADKDRTSHLRKQRQNEIMKSSSVEDRLLMNHNYSHNRNHRGGEGVASSIGGGSNGGDGSGDGGGGQDIGARRRRNDSDSSEGRFSRNSESERSSIPRSSSVSVERFSMRANCDSSDFSRANSTSNERFHSDFSIAVASASSNDHVSIPTSDPFSIRNLDFVSFSLPRADSNERFSGRTSDRCSEERYSDMFSTRNSDFSTRNSTDFRTQSEEERFSDDSLEELLPPPPSISKRHSIAWEVSLEDDPLYAPGSTKVVGRRRRKSSDVSSVGSASKFRDFDDWQDPRLSTTDDDLVSPYSDSSTNDFDQIRPQNLTKNGTYVIRRGRKKERKVLPKTATKTKSLSFENADDNRLSDVKRYSSTFDNIKSLLKENKLDTRKRRSSEDKSENLVELPSEFAEIIPPPDLIRVVSLLTINNDNNNNTSSNDEEEEEEEDEDENNDRAAHLNIMIEEEETSEKLFSKMKERPMGEISREKLPSNFSINKDSTDLDIDRDRECNGGIPLSISASKALDIGKPIDFLLEERSKKLMSSSNERLSSKIPVNLLIEDQIVKKALNENRRQLEKVSDAIKEIENVKNSESYCESKRWKNGDIRASSRRNSYENDSIEKTNRKTLGSPYEPRNRKQQSSDSETSKMSSENDFDRRKANGTDIYASGRRLRQNGIESHKNNQKQIEHVIDAILEDSKNPNFQVNVEVLEFPPLPPSPVEEADEENSDVGQNAVISTRSKSHGNRTMEYRPRVPPHRGQIVDVKDHQTSLNTRSMDAGFSRGRRTPTAGNSRREVPVERRTLPTDLPGPSSRRRPFAKRHSPSADGCSSNVAGANGDINGSANDGANGGTNSGTTTNAVASSGTGMQTSCSLPETPVFARGSDIPRTPQHAGNQAQTRRQPGWYAPTTATTGYRRNNPGLEQAIIGTELLRLAGGPNRGWYPTRKVNQPRPASIEHLERLNNAYDARLPSGADQRKPLTLPTNITPNKYFGQSKHSSASSTREALRRVTSLLIKKGSSSKDGKSGKDNALPSGPYAEYNFSVIAAESGEAPKKKGFFKGFWKRSRHYSLENQ; encoded by the exons AGGTGACGATGTAcaacgatcgatcgagttACTGGACAAAGTGCTCTCAGAGTACGACGAGCACGAGGCAGAAAGCGAAGTCGGCAGTGGTGGCGGcagtggcggtggcggtggcggcggcggtggcagTGGCGGTGgaggtggcggtggcggtgacGACGGTAGCGGAGGTGGCACCAGTGGAGGTGGTGCTGGTGGAAACGAAGTCGTTGGCGACGGAAGAGGTGAGGGTATCGTCGGCGGTTTCCTCGGAGGTTGTGGTAGCAGTACGGAACCCAGTATTGGTCTTACACCCGACGACGAGAGTCCGTCTTTAG GACATCAATCGGAAGATGACGGTTACATGAGTATGAATGGACGGAAAGCGAAAATGGCGTTGGTAGCATTACGTCCGGTTCCGGATTGCCCGGAACCACAAGACTCGGCGGGATTACCATCACAGGAATTTCCTCCGCCCCCTGAAGAGGCAGAACGCATCATTTCGACTCTTTTACCTAT AGTCTCCCCCGGAAACTCGTCAAAGAGAACGAGCCAATCGTCAGAACGGCGAAGCAACCGACAGCAGTGGATGATAGCAATGGAGGATAGCATGCGGCACGGAAACGCGGTTACCACACAAACGACTCTT CCCAAGACCCGGCATCAAAGGCCGTACGGATGGAAGAACGGTAACGCTGAAATGGGCCGAATAAAACGTGAATCTAGCTCGAGTCCACCGAGCAAGTTCGCGAGCTTACCGTATGATGGTAAGGTCTCTTTCAATTGGATCCCACCGCGGACGAATCCATGCACTATCGAGAAGCATCGCGAAGTAAGACGTCGTTCCTCGGAGGAACATCTCGAGAGGGATCGTCGTCGAAAAAACGCCGACAAGGATCGGACATCTCATTTGCGAAAACAGAGGCAAAACGAGATTATGAAATCGAGTAGCGTCGAGGATAGATTACTGATGAATCATAATTACAGTCACAATCGTAATCAtagaggaggagagggagtTGCCAGCAGTATCGGTGGTGGTAGCAATGGTGGTGATGGCAGCGGCGACGGCGGAGGAGGGCAAGATATTGGAGCAAGACGACGAAGAAACGACTCGGACTCAAGCGAGGGTAGATTTTCGAGAAACTCGGAGTCCGAAAGATCCTCGATACCTCGCTCGAGCTCAGTCAGCGTTGAAAGGTTCTCCATGAGGGCAAACTGCGACTCCTCGGACTTTTCTAGGGCCAACTCGACCTCGAACGAAAGATTCCATTCGGACTTCTCGATAGCCGTAGCCAGTGCTAGCTCAAACGACCACGTGTCCATACCCACCTCCGATCCTTTTTCTATTAGAAATCTCGACTTTGTGTCATTTTCATTGCCACGAGCAGATTCGAACGAAAGATTCTCAGGACGCACATCCGACAGATGCTCAGAAGAACGTTACTCCGATATGTTCTCGACGAGGAATTCGGACTTTTCCACGAGAAATTCGACCGATTTTCGGACTCAGTCCGAGGAAGAACGCTTTTCAGACGATTCCTTGGAGGAACTCTTACCTCCACCACCATCCATCAGCAAGAGACACTCGATCGCTTGGGAAGTCTCGCTCGAAGACGACCCTCTTTATGCACCTGGTAGCACCAAGGTCGTCGGTAGGAGACGTCGAAAGAGCAGCGACGTTTCTA gcgTCGGATCGGCGTCGAAATTTCGTGATTTTGATGACTGGCAAGATCCACGGCTCTCGACGACAGACGACGATCTGGTTTCGCCATACTCGGACTCCTCAACGAACGATTTCGATCAGATTCGTCCGCAAAATCTGACCAAAAACGGTACTTACGTAATACGACGAGGTcgtaaaaaggaacgaaaggtCCTACCGAAGACAGCGACGAAAACGAAGAGCCTGTCCTTTGAAAACGCCGACGACAATCGACTGTCGGACGTGAAAAGATATTCGAGTACATTTGACAACATAAAAAGTCTCCTGAAAGAGAATAAGCTGGATACTAGAAAAAGACGATCGTCGGAGGACAAATCAGAGAATCTCGTCGAATTACCAAGTGAATTTGCAGAAATCATCCCACCTCCGGATCTCATCAGAGTTGTTTCCCTTCTGACCATaaacaacgacaataataacaataccaGCAGCAACgacgaggaggaagaggaagaagaagacgaggacGAGAACAACGATCGAGCAGCTCATCTCAACATAATgatcgaagaggaagaaacgtcagaaaaattattcagCAAAATGAAAGAACGCCCGATGGGTGAAATTTCTCGCGAAAAGCTACCatcaaatttttcgataaataaagattCAACGGATTTGGACattgatagagatagagaatgcaACGGTGGTATTCCACTTTCTATTTCGGCGTCGAAAGCTTTAGATATCGGTAAGCCAATCGATTTTCTCCTCGAAGAACGATCAAAGAAACTCATGAGTTCGAGCAATGAACGGCTGTCCTCTAAAATACCCGTTAATCTTTTGATCGAAGATCAAATCGTGAAAAAGGCTCTTAACGAGAATCGTAGACAATTGGAAAAGGTCAGCGACGCCATAAAAGAGATCGAAAACGTTAAGAACAGCGAGTCCTATTGCGAGAGCAAGCGATGGAAAAATGGCGACATTAGAGCTTCTTCCAGAAGAAACAGTTACGAAAACGATTCTATCGAAAAAACGAATCGGAAGACGCTAGGCAGTCCGTATGAACCGAGAAACAGAAAACAACAGAGTTCCGATTCGGAAACTTCCAAGATGAGCTCCGAGAATGATTTTGATCGAAGAAAAGCAAATGGAACGGACATTTACGCGTCCGGTAGGAGGTTGAGACAAAATGGCATTGAAAGTCACAAAAATAATCAGAAACAAATCGAGCACGTAATCGACGCCATACTCGAGGACTCAAAAAATCCTAACTTTCAG GTCAACGTTGAAGTGCTCGAGTTTCCACCATTGCCGCCGTCACCGGTGGAGGAAGCGGACGAGGAAAACTCAGACGTTGGACAAAATGCCGTAATCAGCACTAGGTCGAAAAGTCACGGTAACAGAACAATGGAATATAGACCACGGGTGCCACCGCATCGCGGCCAAATCGTCGATGTCAAAGATCATCAAACGTCACTTAATACAAGATCAATGGATGCCGGATTCTCTCGTGGTAGACGTACACCGACCGCCGGCAATTCGAGAAGAGAG GTGCCGGTGGAGAGAAGGACCTTACCGACGGATTTACCAGGACCGTCGTCAAGACGTCGTCCTTTCGCAAAGAGACACTCGCCCTCGGCAGATGGTTGCTCCTCAAACGTTGCAGGCGCCAACGGCGATATCAACGGTAGTGCTAACGATGGTGCCAATGGCGGAACTAACAGCGGAACCACGACAAACGCCGTTGCGTCTAGCGGAACGGGTATGCAAACTTCCTGCTCGCTACCAGAAACCCCAGTCTTTGCCAGAGGCAGCGATATTCCACGAACACCACAACATGCCGGGAATCAGGCACAAACACGCCGGCAACCCGGTTGGTATGCCCCGACGACGGCGACCACTGG GTATCGAAGGAACAATCCTGGTCTGGAACAGGCGATAATTGGAACAGAATTGCTCCGACTGGCGGGTGGACCAAATCGAGGATGGTATCCAACGAGAAAAGTGAATCAACCGCGACCTGCTTCGATCGAGCATCTTGAGCGGCTAAACAACGCTTACGACGCACGCTTACCGAGCGGTGCCGATCAGAGGAAACCGTTAACCCTGCCGACGAACATCACACCCAACAAATACTTCGGCCAAAGTAAGCACAGCTCCGCGTCCAGCACTCGCGAGGCGCTACGGAGGGTCACTAGCTTGCTCATCAAGAAAG GGAGTAGCAGTAAAGATGGAAAAAGTGGTAAAGATAACGCTTTACCTTCGGGTCCTTATGCCG AGTATAATTTCTCTGTTATAGCCGCGGAGAGTGGCGAGGCGCCAAAGAAGAAGGGCTTTTTCAAAGGTTTCTGGAAAAGATCACGACATTATTCATTGGAGAACCAATAG